TAGTGCCACCGTCGAGTTGAACATTCAATCCAGTAGTCTGTTCGTGTGAGTGAGGACACCCCCTGGCTGTCACCGGCCGAGCTCTACAACTGGCTGCACCTGACCGGCGCCCTCACCGCCCTGCCCAACGCCATCGAGCAGCAACTCAAACGCGACTCGGGCCTGAACTTCTTCGAATACTCCGTACTGTCCGGCCTCTCACAGGCCCCCGGCCGGGCCATGAAGATGTCAGCCCTGGCCGGCAGCGCCCTGGGCTCACAGTCCCGCCTGTCCCACGCCGTCACCCGGCTGGAACGCGCCGGATGGGTCCAGCGCCGCAACTGCACCCAGGGCGCACGAGCCGTCGAGGCCGTCCTGACCGACGCCGGCCACGCCAAGATCGTCGAGGCCGCACCCGCCCACGTCCGGCAGGCCCGCCGCCTGGTCGTCGACGCCCTCACCGAGCAGGAGTTCGACCAGCTCCGCAACGCACTGCGCAAGATCCTGCTGGCCGCGTCCCCCGACACCGTCCAGCTGATCGACGCCTCCCTCGCCGACGGCCCCGAACACCCCGACGCAGTGTCCCCGTGCTTCCTGCACCGCGACCGCACCGACGCCCCCGAACACCCCGACACCCTCGACGCCGCAACCGGGCAGGAACCCCAGGAGTCCAGGTAGACACCCCAACGCGCTCGCGACCACCTGCCTGAAGAACGCCCTCCCGGCCCACGAGGGCACCATCCCCGCCCGGGGATGAGCGGACCAGGGACGTTCACACAGACTTTTCCTGCGCCCGCACCTGCCCAGAACGCAGCCCGGGCACCCTACGAGGACGCGCCGGGCCGCGAAGGGTGAGCACGAGAGGGGTGGCTGGGGTGGAGTTCGGGATCCGGGTGGACGACGAGGCCCGCCAGGTGCACGGCCCGCACGGCACCGCGGCCCTGACCGCCAAGGAGTGCGACCTGCTACTGGCCCTGATGCGCAGCCACGGCGCGGTCGTGACCCGGCACCACCTCCTGACACAGGTGTGGAACCTGCCCGCGGGACGCCCCCGAGGAACCGCCCGCAGCCTCGACGTCCACATCGCCACCCTGCGCGCCAAACTCGGCGCCAGCAGCGGCACCGGACCCGGCAGCGCTCGCATCGACACCGTCCGCGGCACCGGGTACCGCCTCGTACCCGCCGCCCTGGAGCCACGCCACTCGTGAAACCGCACAGCCCTTGAAACCACGCAGCCCTCGAAGCCAAGGCCGCCGATGCGCGGCGGGCCGGGAGTTCAGGCGGGGGGCGCGGGCGCCGATCTGAGCAGGGATGTCCACGCCGCCGCCCCCGAGCCCGCCCGACCCACCGGTGTCGGCGCCCTGGGGGCTGCCGGCCCCGGCAGCACTACCGGGACTGCTCACCGAGTGGGACCGCGCCCTGCGCGCCCACGAACGTCTCAAGCATGGACGCCTGCCGGCTCCCGTCGCGCAGGCGGGCTCGGTACTGCGTGAACCCGCCCCCGAGACCACGGTCGCCGCCCTGGAACGACGCCTC
Above is a genomic segment from Kineosporia corallincola containing:
- a CDS encoding MarR family winged helix-turn-helix transcriptional regulator; this encodes MSEDTPWLSPAELYNWLHLTGALTALPNAIEQQLKRDSGLNFFEYSVLSGLSQAPGRAMKMSALAGSALGSQSRLSHAVTRLERAGWVQRRNCTQGARAVEAVLTDAGHAKIVEAAPAHVRQARRLVVDALTEQEFDQLRNALRKILLAASPDTVQLIDASLADGPEHPDAVSPCFLHRDRTDAPEHPDTLDAATGQEPQESR
- a CDS encoding winged helix-turn-helix domain-containing protein; amino-acid sequence: MEFGIRVDDEARQVHGPHGTAALTAKECDLLLALMRSHGAVVTRHHLLTQVWNLPAGRPRGTARSLDVHIATLRAKLGASSGTGPGSARIDTVRGTGYRLVPAALEPRHS